Proteins from a genomic interval of Stenotrophomonas maltophilia R551-3:
- a CDS encoding MFS transporter: MNSRAALLALAVGAFAIGTTEFAPMGLLPVIADGVGVNIPTAGMLITAYAVGVMLGAPVMTLLMGRFGKRTALMLLMSIFVVGNLLSALAPNYGLLLLSRLVTSLNHGAFFGIGAVVAASLVPKEKQAAAVATMFMGLTIANIGGVPLATWVGQQLGWRLSFAGTAVLGLVAITALGLALPASAPDARPDVRRELKAILQPQVLLAMATTVLGAGAMFTLYTYVAPVLTELTGASNAFIAMSLALIGIGFTFGNGIGGRMADWSLDGATRILLAVLAVLMFVLPLAFMNHATAALGVLLFGAATFAIVPPLQIRVMQAASEAPGLASSINVGAFNLGNALGAALGGAVISSGLGYAAIPVAGGLLAASGLLLAWLGRPRAAVAEAC; encoded by the coding sequence GGGCCTGCTGCCGGTCATTGCCGACGGCGTAGGCGTGAACATCCCCACCGCCGGCATGTTGATCACGGCCTACGCCGTGGGCGTCATGCTGGGTGCACCTGTGATGACCCTGCTGATGGGACGCTTCGGCAAGCGCACTGCGCTGATGCTGCTGATGTCGATCTTCGTGGTCGGCAACCTGCTGTCGGCACTGGCCCCGAACTACGGCCTGCTGCTGTTGTCGCGCCTGGTCACCAGCCTCAATCACGGTGCCTTCTTCGGCATCGGTGCGGTGGTCGCCGCCAGCCTGGTACCGAAGGAAAAGCAGGCGGCCGCCGTGGCGACCATGTTCATGGGCCTCACCATCGCCAACATCGGCGGTGTGCCGCTGGCCACCTGGGTGGGGCAGCAGCTGGGCTGGCGCCTGTCCTTCGCCGGCACGGCGGTGCTGGGCCTGGTCGCGATCACCGCGCTGGGCCTGGCCCTGCCGGCATCCGCGCCCGATGCGCGTCCGGACGTGCGCCGCGAACTGAAGGCGATCCTGCAGCCGCAGGTGCTGCTGGCCATGGCCACCACAGTGCTCGGCGCCGGCGCGATGTTCACCCTCTACACCTACGTGGCGCCGGTGCTGACCGAGCTGACCGGCGCCTCCAACGCCTTCATCGCGATGTCGCTGGCCCTGATCGGCATCGGCTTCACCTTCGGCAATGGCATCGGCGGGCGCATGGCCGACTGGTCGCTGGATGGTGCCACCCGCATCCTGCTGGCGGTACTGGCCGTGTTGATGTTCGTGCTGCCGCTGGCCTTCATGAATCACGCCACGGCGGCGCTGGGCGTGCTGCTGTTCGGTGCCGCGACCTTCGCGATCGTGCCGCCGCTGCAGATCCGGGTGATGCAGGCGGCCAGCGAGGCGCCAGGCCTGGCGTCGTCGATCAACGTCGGTGCGTTCAATCTCGGCAATGCGCTCGGTGCAGCACTGGGTGGTGCGGTGATCAGTTCGGGCCTGGGCTACGCCGCGATTCCGGTGGCCGGTGGCCTGCTGGCGGCCTCAGGGTTGCTGCTGGCATGGCTGGGGCGTCCGCGCGCTGCGGTGGCTGAGGCCTGCTGA